One Acidiferrobacter thiooxydans DNA window includes the following coding sequences:
- a CDS encoding 2-isopropylmalate synthase, which produces MTDQLLVFDTTLRDGEQSPGASMTCEEKVRIARALERLRVDVIEAGFPIASPDDFKAVKAVAETITESRVCALARALTKDIDRAAEALKPARAGRIHTFIATSPIHMREKLRMSPEAVLEGAVKAVRHARQFTDDVEFSAEDAGRSDPDFLCRIMEAVIAAGASTVNIPDTVGYSVPAQFGELVAMLRNRIPNADQAVFSVHCHNDLGLAVANSLAAVYHGARQVECTINGLGERAGNAALEEIVMAVRTRQDVFKCDTRIETPHIVAASRLVSTVTGFAVQPNKAIVGANAFAHEAGIHQDGVIKNRETYEIMRAEDVGWTANRMVLGKHSGRNAFRARLAEIGVTLKDDAALNQAFERFKDLADKKHEIFDEDLQALVGEDALEAVESVKLVALETASGTGTKPHADVRLVWNGKEHEARAEGGGPVDAAFRAIEGVVASGAILQLYAVNAITSGTDAQGEVTVRLERQGRIVNGHGADTDIVLASAKAYLNALNKLLVPDNRTHPQLPRGM; this is translated from the coding sequence ATGACCGATCAACTCTTGGTGTTCGATACCACATTGCGCGACGGGGAACAGAGCCCCGGCGCCTCTATGACCTGCGAGGAGAAGGTACGTATCGCGCGTGCCCTGGAGCGCCTGCGGGTCGATGTGATCGAGGCCGGGTTCCCGATCGCGAGCCCCGACGACTTCAAGGCCGTGAAGGCGGTGGCCGAGACCATTACGGAGAGCCGCGTATGCGCGCTCGCCCGGGCATTGACGAAGGACATCGATCGCGCCGCGGAGGCGTTGAAGCCGGCGCGTGCCGGGCGCATCCATACCTTTATCGCGACATCGCCGATTCATATGCGTGAAAAGCTGCGCATGAGTCCGGAGGCCGTGCTCGAGGGCGCGGTGAAGGCGGTGCGTCATGCCCGGCAGTTCACCGATGACGTGGAGTTCTCGGCGGAGGACGCCGGCCGTTCGGATCCCGATTTCCTGTGCCGGATCATGGAGGCGGTGATCGCCGCCGGTGCCAGCACCGTCAACATCCCCGACACCGTCGGCTACAGCGTCCCCGCACAGTTCGGGGAACTTGTCGCCATGCTGAGAAACCGTATTCCGAACGCCGATCAGGCGGTGTTCTCGGTGCATTGCCATAACGACCTCGGTTTGGCGGTCGCCAATTCGCTTGCCGCCGTGTACCACGGGGCCCGTCAGGTGGAATGCACGATCAACGGGCTCGGGGAACGTGCCGGCAACGCCGCCCTGGAGGAGATCGTCATGGCGGTGCGCACGCGCCAGGACGTCTTCAAGTGCGATACGCGTATCGAGACCCCGCACATCGTGGCTGCCAGCCGCCTGGTATCGACCGTCACCGGCTTTGCCGTGCAGCCCAACAAGGCGATCGTCGGCGCCAATGCCTTCGCCCATGAGGCCGGCATTCACCAGGATGGCGTCATCAAGAACCGCGAGACCTACGAGATCATGCGCGCCGAGGACGTGGGTTGGACCGCGAACCGCATGGTGCTCGGCAAGCACTCGGGGCGCAACGCCTTTCGCGCGCGCCTAGCCGAGATCGGCGTGACCTTGAAGGACGACGCCGCCCTGAACCAGGCCTTCGAGCGTTTCAAGGATCTCGCGGACAAGAAGCACGAGATCTTCGATGAGGATCTGCAGGCGCTCGTGGGCGAGGACGCCCTGGAGGCCGTGGAGTCGGTGAAGCTCGTGGCGTTGGAGACCGCCTCGGGTACCGGTACGAAACCGCATGCCGACGTGCGGCTGGTCTGGAACGGCAAGGAGCATGAGGCCCGTGCCGAGGGCGGGGGGCCGGTCGATGCCGCGTTTCGTGCCATCGAGGGTGTGGTGGCAAGCGGCGCCATCCTGCAGCTCTATGCCGTGAACGCCATCACGAGCGGCACCGACGCCCAGGGCGAGGTGACCGTGCGCCTCGAGCGCCAGGGGCGCATCGTGAACGGCCACGGTGCCGACACCGACATCGTGCTCGCCTCCGCCAAGGCCTATCTGAACGCCCTGAATAAGCTCCTTGTCCCTGACAACCGCACCCACCCCCAATTACCCAGAGGGATGTAG
- a CDS encoding NAD(P)H-quinone oxidoreductase — MRYIDYEPGGNADTLRLAEGPAPIPQAGEILIEVAYAGINRPDILQRLGRYLPPSGASPILGLEVSGHVVRVGADVREWQVGDAVTALVPGGGYAEYCTTPADQALRIPAHMDLASAAGLPENWFTVWANAADMGALKEGERLLVHGGTSGIGLTAIHLARFLGATCWATVGNDDKAAFCRASGAHHVINYRTTDFAEAVMATTNHQGIDVILDVVGAPYLERHLDILRRDGRLVFIALSGGSRGEINLTPILTKRLRLTGSTMRPRTVGEKRAIRNALATRIWPELDHGRLLPHIGARFPLAEAARAHALMESGDHRGKIVLAVRP, encoded by the coding sequence ATGCGCTACATCGACTACGAACCTGGCGGCAACGCCGATACCCTGCGACTCGCCGAGGGCCCGGCCCCGATCCCGCAGGCCGGTGAGATCCTCATCGAAGTCGCGTACGCTGGTATCAACCGCCCGGACATTCTGCAGCGGTTAGGACGCTATCTGCCGCCATCAGGCGCCTCCCCGATCCTTGGTCTCGAGGTCTCCGGGCATGTCGTTCGGGTAGGGGCCGACGTACGCGAATGGCAGGTCGGTGACGCCGTGACGGCCCTCGTGCCCGGCGGCGGCTACGCCGAATACTGCACCACACCCGCCGATCAGGCCTTACGCATCCCCGCCCACATGGATCTGGCATCCGCCGCCGGCCTCCCCGAGAACTGGTTTACGGTGTGGGCCAACGCCGCCGACATGGGCGCACTGAAAGAGGGTGAGCGCCTGCTCGTGCATGGCGGCACGAGCGGTATCGGACTCACCGCCATCCACCTCGCCCGCTTTCTCGGCGCGACATGCTGGGCGACGGTCGGCAACGACGACAAGGCCGCCTTCTGTCGCGCATCCGGCGCCCATCACGTCATCAATTACCGCACGACCGATTTCGCAGAGGCCGTGATGGCGACCACCAACCACCAGGGCATAGATGTGATCCTCGATGTCGTGGGCGCCCCCTATCTGGAACGTCATCTCGACATTCTGAGGCGTGACGGCCGGCTCGTTTTTATCGCACTGTCCGGCGGCAGCCGGGGCGAGATCAACCTCACCCCGATCCTGACCAAGCGCCTGCGGCTCACCGGCTCTACAATGCGCCCGCGCACGGTCGGCGAAAAGCGCGCCATACGCAACGCCCTCGCCACCCGCATCTGGCCCGAACTCGATCATGGCCGGCTGCTTCCGCACATCGGCGCGCGGTTTCCGCTGGCCGAGGCCGCGCGCGCCCACGCCCTCATGGAAAGCGGCGACCATCGCGGCAAGATCGTGCTTGCCGTAAGGCCCTAA
- the lexA gene encoding transcriptional repressor LexA: MSILTGRQQQVLDWIRGQIEATGRPPTRAEIAAALGFRSVNAAEEHVRALARKGVIVLTPGSARGIRVPDRREEGIPVIGRVAAGQPLLAHAHVTAHHQVDPALFRPRADYFLTVVGESMRDAGIRDGDLLAVHKTPTAHDGQIVVARLEDEVTVKRLRRRAGQVVLLPENPAFQPIVLRDREDWVIEGIGVGVLRQGLAGVP, encoded by the coding sequence ATGTCGATTCTTACAGGGCGCCAACAGCAGGTTCTGGATTGGATCCGGGGGCAGATCGAGGCCACCGGCCGACCGCCCACGCGCGCCGAGATCGCCGCCGCCCTGGGTTTCCGGTCCGTCAATGCCGCCGAGGAGCATGTACGGGCGTTGGCGCGCAAGGGTGTGATCGTCTTGACCCCCGGGAGTGCGCGCGGTATCCGTGTGCCGGATCGACGCGAGGAAGGCATCCCCGTGATCGGGCGCGTGGCGGCCGGCCAGCCCCTGCTTGCACATGCCCATGTCACTGCCCATCATCAGGTCGATCCGGCCCTGTTCCGGCCGCGCGCGGACTATTTCCTGACGGTAGTCGGCGAGAGTATGCGCGATGCCGGGATTCGGGATGGGGACCTCCTGGCGGTCCACAAGACCCCGACCGCCCACGATGGGCAGATCGTTGTGGCGCGGTTGGAAGACGAGGTGACGGTCAAGCGCTTGCGGCGCCGTGCCGGGCAGGTCGTGTTGCTGCCGGAGAATCCGGCCTTTCAGCCGATCGTGCTACGGGACCGCGAGGATTGGGTCATAGAGGGGATCGGGGTGGGGGTGTTGCGCCAGGGCCTGGCGGGCGTGCCATGA
- a CDS encoding SOS cell division inhibitor SulA, translated as MSTGFPALDQGLGGGWPVGVLTELRAGRTGIGEMRLLLPVLAALSRTGRLIWVAPPYGPYAPALVAHDIALDHLIVVRPRTHKEALWAVSQGLLSPTVGAVVSWFGDIREQEFRALQRHAAQGGHWGFCFLPWGLAPQPSRLRLILESAPEGVRITLARKAGRPVAPLVVAL; from the coding sequence ATGTCCACGGGTTTCCCGGCGCTTGACCAGGGCCTGGGAGGAGGTTGGCCGGTCGGCGTATTGACGGAGTTGCGTGCCGGCCGGACGGGTATCGGTGAGATGCGCCTGCTGCTGCCGGTGCTGGCGGCCTTGAGTCGCACAGGTCGACTGATATGGGTGGCGCCCCCCTACGGACCCTACGCCCCCGCGCTCGTCGCCCACGATATCGCGCTGGATCACCTGATCGTCGTGCGTCCGAGGACCCACAAAGAGGCCTTGTGGGCAGTCAGCCAAGGGCTTTTGAGCCCCACCGTCGGGGCTGTGGTGAGTTGGTTTGGCGATATCCGTGAGCAAGAGTTCCGTGCCCTGCAGCGGCACGCCGCTCAAGGGGGGCATTGGGGCTTTTGTTTCCTGCCCTGGGGCCTCGCGCCCCAGCCGTCGCGCCTGCGTCTTATCCTGGAGTCCGCGCCAGAAGGCGTGCGCATCACGCTCGCTCGCAAGGCCGGGCGTCCGGTGGCGCCGCTTGTCGTTGCGCTCTAG
- a CDS encoding Y-family DNA polymerase — MLWLAVVLTALPLEVFAARPAPFAVVEDKVLVDCDAQARTQGLTPGLSVVQACALCPSLSLGARDRAAESSLLEGLAAFAYGFSPCVVLRADGVLMRFTDQASPLGDPHRVVAHVTRGLEDAGYVFEIAMAPTAALAWHCARSAMRCVWTSKDPWRLAMRSLPLTGLPWAGEVRAACQALGLTRMGDLLDLPRPGLARRFGQETVHLLEGLMGERPEIEDFWAPTPWFRRRLAFPHPVETDEALAFALARIVREWVMVLRSREARVAGFTVEMSCEDGSLRSEVFTLTRPERDGRILMCLVRERLRDFRPGSAITAVAVSAPLEDSTEGSLPLWRDGQWREQDFRGFLDRLQARLGRDAVRVLSVHPDHRPERASREIPWPQRTPQGRIRALADRPVWLIDPPKRLDVVRGAPMFHGPLRLTRGPERVETGWWDEPVVRDYFVATNTRHESLWVFRIARGEWFLHGYFA; from the coding sequence ATGCTCTGGTTGGCCGTGGTCCTGACGGCGTTGCCCCTGGAGGTATTCGCGGCACGTCCGGCGCCGTTCGCGGTGGTTGAGGACAAGGTCCTGGTCGACTGCGATGCGCAGGCCCGCACCCAGGGCCTGACACCCGGTCTGTCCGTGGTGCAGGCCTGCGCCTTATGTCCGTCCCTATCGCTCGGAGCCCGTGACCGGGCTGCCGAAAGCAGTCTTCTGGAGGGCCTCGCGGCCTTTGCCTACGGCTTCAGCCCGTGCGTGGTCCTGCGCGCCGATGGGGTATTGATGCGGTTTACGGATCAGGCAAGCCCGCTAGGCGACCCGCATCGGGTCGTGGCCCATGTGACGCGCGGCCTGGAGGATGCGGGGTATGTGTTCGAGATCGCCATGGCGCCGACCGCCGCCCTGGCATGGCACTGCGCGCGCTCGGCGATGCGCTGCGTATGGACATCGAAGGACCCTTGGCGTCTTGCGATGCGCTCCTTGCCCCTGACGGGGCTCCCCTGGGCGGGTGAGGTGCGTGCCGCCTGCCAGGCCCTTGGGCTTACGCGGATGGGCGATCTCCTCGATCTGCCGCGCCCGGGTCTCGCCCGTCGCTTCGGTCAGGAGACCGTCCATCTCCTCGAGGGGCTCATGGGGGAGCGTCCGGAGATCGAGGATTTTTGGGCGCCGACGCCGTGGTTCAGGCGTAGGCTCGCCTTTCCTCATCCGGTGGAGACGGATGAGGCCCTGGCGTTCGCGCTCGCCCGGATCGTGCGCGAGTGGGTCATGGTGTTGCGTTCCCGAGAGGCGCGCGTGGCGGGTTTTACGGTCGAGATGAGCTGTGAGGACGGGAGTCTGCGGTCGGAGGTGTTTACGCTGACGCGCCCGGAGCGGGATGGCCGGATCCTTATGTGCCTTGTGCGGGAACGGTTGCGGGACTTCCGGCCCGGGTCGGCCATAACCGCCGTGGCGGTATCGGCCCCCCTGGAAGACTCGACAGAAGGCAGTCTGCCCTTGTGGCGTGATGGGCAATGGCGCGAACAGGACTTTCGGGGGTTCTTGGACAGGCTGCAGGCGCGGCTTGGCCGTGATGCGGTGCGCGTGCTGTCTGTCCACCCGGATCACCGCCCGGAGCGTGCCAGCCGGGAGATCCCTTGGCCTCAACGCACCCCGCAAGGGCGGATTCGCGCCCTGGCCGATCGTCCGGTATGGCTCATAGATCCCCCCAAGCGACTGGACGTTGTTCGAGGGGCGCCGATGTTTCATGGTCCCTTGAGGCTTACGCGTGGACCTGAGCGGGTGGAAACGGGGTGGTGGGACGAGCCCGTGGTGCGCGACTACTTCGTGGCCACCAATACCAGACATGAGTCCCTCTGGGTATTTCGCATCGCGCGCGGCGAGTGGTTTCTGCACGGTTATTTCGCATGA